tctgtgcccaataaaaacacactaccctgctctgtgcccaataaaaacacactaccctcccctctgcccaataaaaacacactaccctgctctgtgcccaataaaaacacactaccctcctctctgcccaataaaaacacactaccctgcctctgtgcccaataaaaacacactaccctcccatctgcccaataaaaacacactaccctcccctgtgcccaataaaacacactaccctgctctgtgcccaataaaaacacactaccctcccctctgcccaataaaaacacactaccctcccctctgtgcccaataaaaacacactaccctcccctctgcccaataaaaacacactaccctccctctgcccaataaaaacacactaccctcccctctgcccaataaaaacacactaccctcctctgcccaataaaaacacactaccctgctctgtgcccaataaaaacacactaccctcccctctgcccaataaaaacaccctaccctcccctgtgcccaataaaaacacactaccctcccctgtgcccaataaaaacacactaccctcctctgtgcccaataaaaacacactaccctcctctgcccaataaaaacacactaccctccctctgcccaataaaaacacactaccctcctctgcccaataaaaacacactaccctcccctgtgcccaataaaagcacactaccctccctctgcccaataaaaacacactaccctcctctgtgcccaataaaaacacactaccctcccctctgcccaataaaaacacactaccctcccctctgcccaataaaaacacactaccctcccctctgcccaataaaaacacactaccctcccctctgcccaataaaaacacactaccctcccctctgcccaataaaaacacactaccctcccctctgcccaataaaaacacactaccctgctctgtgcccaataaaaacacactaccctccctctgcccaataaaaacacactaccctcccctctgcccaataaaaacacactaccctcccctctgcccaataaaaacacactaccctcccctctgcccaataaaaacacactaccctccctctgcccaataaaaacacactaccctcccctctgcccaataaaacacactaccctcccctctgcccaataaaaacacactaccctcccctctgcccaataaaaacacactaccctcccctctgcccaataaaaacacactaccctccctctgcccaataaaaacacactaccctcccctctgcccaataaaacacactaccctcccctctgcccaataaaaacacactaccctcccctctgcccaataaaaacacactaccctccctctgtcccaataaaacacactaccctcccctctgcccaataaaaacacactaccctcccctctgcccaataaaaacacactaccctcccctctgcccaataaaaacacactaccctcccctctgcccaataaaaacacactaccctcccctctgcccaataaaaacacactaccctcccctctgcccaataaaaacacactaccctccctctgtccaataaaaacacactaccctcccctctgcccaataaaaacacactaccctcccctctgcccaataaaacacactaccctcccctctgtccaataaaaacacactaccctcccctctgcccaataaaaacacactaccctcccctctgcccaataaaaacacactaccctcccctctgcccaataaaaacacactaccctcccctctgcccaataaaaacacactaccctcccctctgcccaataaaactACCCTGCACTACcactcccctctgcccaataaaaacacactaccctcccctctgcccaataaaaacacactaccctcccctctgcccaataaaaacacactaccctcccctctgcccaataaaaacacactaccctcccctctgcccaataaaaacacactaccctccctctgcccaataaaaacacactaccctcccctctgcccaataaaaacacactaccctcccctctgcccaataaaaacacactaccctcccctctgcccaataaaaacacactaccctcccctctgcccaataaaaacacactaccctcccctctgcccaataaaacacactaccctcccctctgtccaataaaaacacactaccctcccctctgcccaataaaaacacactaccctcccctgcctctgcccaataaaaacacactaccctcccctctgtccaataaaaacacactaccctcccctctgcccaataaaacacactaccctccctctgcccaataaaacacactaccctcccctctgcccaataaaaacacactaccctccctctgcccaataaaaacacactaccctcccctctgcccaataaaaacacactaccctcccctctgcccaataaaaacacactaccctcccctctgcccaataaaaacacactaccctcccctctgcccaataaaaacacactaccctcccctctgcccaataaaaacacactaccctccctctgcccaataaaaacacactaccctcccctctgcccaataaaaacacactaccctcccctctgcccaataaaaacacactaccctcccctctgcccaataaaacacactaccctccctctgcccaataaaaacactcCCCTCTGCCCACCCTcccccctctgcccaataaaaacacactaccctccctctgcccaataaaaacacactaccctcccctctgcccaataaaaacacactaccctcccctctgcccaataaaaacacactaccctcccctctgcccaataaaaacacactaccctcccctctgcccaataaaaacacactaccctcccctctgcccaataaaacacactaccctcccctctgcccaataaaaacacactaccctcccctctgcccaataaaaacacactaccctcccctctgcccaataaaaacacactaccctcccctctgcccaataaaaacacacacactaccctcccctctgcccaataaaaacacactaccctcccctctgcccaataaaaacacactaccctcccctctgcccaataaaaacacactaccctcccctctgcccaataaaaacacactaccctcccctctgcccaataaaaacacactaccctccccctctgcccaataaaaacacactaccctcccctctgcccaataaaaaaacacactaccctcccctctgcccaataaaaacacactaccctcccctctgcccaataaaaacacactaccctcccctctgcccaataaaaacacactaccctcccctctgcccaataaaaacacactaccctcccctctgcccaataaaaacacactaccctcccctctgcccaataaaaacacactaccctcccctctgcccaataaaaacacactaccctcccctctgcccaataaaacacactaccctcccctctgcccaataaaaacacactaccctcccctctgcccaataaaaacacactaccctcccctctgcccaataaaaacacactaccctcccctctgcccaataaaaacacactaccctcccctctgcccaataaaaacacactaccctcccctgtgcccaataaaaacacactaccctcccctgtgccaaataaatctaaaataaaataatcctcaaagcaacaacaaaaagttTGACAACTCTCTCCTATTTTGATCTAAACAATACATTTCAAACTGTCCCTTGGCAAAAGACAATCAAGACCAGTTTATCTGAAAAGCTTAAAAGACATCCCATCACAAATAGTCACATACAGAAGCAGACAAACACTGACCTCCCAGGTCTGACTGAGGCGGCTAACTGCTGCGGTGTTCAGACCCATAACGATGGCAAAGAAAGAGTTGAGGTTCCTCTGGGCTTTACAGCTGAGGAAATAAAGAGTGACACACTGTTAACACCAGCTTCATACAGTGATGATGCAGAAATACAAACTGTAATTCCTCACTAAACCACAGGAGGGGGCATCCTGTCCATGCAGACCTCACTATAATAGAGTGTTGTGCAGAGTTCTGTAGTTGAAGTATTGGGCCCTTAGTGAAATGGACCAATCATACTGCTCTACTTCTGTAGAAGAAGACATCACATTTTGAGGATGTAACAACTCTGCTCTAAATGCTGGAGCCCACTATGTTGTggtcagagaagagaagaggagagaagagagagaagagaagaaagagaagaaagagaagagaagagaagagaagagaagagaagagaagagaagagaagagagaagagaagagaagagagagaagagaagagaagagaagagaagagaagagagagaagagaagagagagagagagaggagagggagaggagagaggagaggagaggaggaggagaggagagagagagaggagagagaggagagaagagaagagaagagagctcaCTGGGCAGCAATTTTGATGAACTTCTTGATGAGCTGGACTCTGTTGCAGAGTGTAGGACACATCAGGACTTCTGTCATCACCCACAGCTGTACCTCATTGCAGCGCTGCAGCAGCAGCTCCAGCGCCACCGTGTGGCCACTGCTGGCATGACGGCTGAACGTGAAGTACACCAGCTCTTGCtgtagtggagagagacaggacaggacacggGTGAGCTTGTAGAAAGCTTTGAATCACTAATATCTTTAACTGTATCCTAAAcctcaccctattccctttatagtgcactacttttgaccagagctctatgggccctggtaaaaagttgCACTATAGTGAATCGGGTGCCAACTGGGACGCATGCATAGTGTAGGTGATGGACAAAAGTTGATGTCACGGACCTCATGTATTGAGTTGAAGACACTCCAGTCAAAGTTTGTAAGGGTGACAGCCACGTCCCATGTGTTCATACTCAGCATGCGAGCTGACCTCTGTTGTAGCTCTGCGTTGTCTGTGAACGGGCTCTGAGAGGAGAAAGGAATATGTTATGTTCTGTTGGGGCATGTTAGAACATGGTATTTTCTGGTGTGATATGACCCTGTGGGATATAGGCTGGAAGCACATCCAGTAGGAATCAGGAATATAATGTGATAAACCAAATGCAGAAGTAGCTTGATAGGAGGCCTGAGGACTGTCACCTCTGCTAGATTCATTCACATTGTAGCCTGCTGAGGAACTGCATTGAAGTGGACTCATTGTGATTCCTACCATGACTTCACTCAGGTCCTTTCTGCACACGTGCAGCCTCCCCACTGCTGTCAGCGAATCAGAATAGAGCCTGTCCTGAGGCTTCAGCAGCAGTTTCTCTGGAGAGAGGAAGCATCACACACAGCACTGCCATTAGAAATATGTCAGCCAGCGTGACACCTGCTATCTGGGGTAGATAAGTGTCCCAGTGCCGGGctggttctgttctactgtagtcagtcagtgtagggttggttctgttctactgtagtcagtcagtgtagagttggttctgttctacagtagtcagtcagtgtagggttggttctgttctacagtagtcagtcagtgtagagttggttctgttctactgtagtcagtcagtgtagagttggttctgttctactgtagtcagtcAGTGTAGAGTTGGTTCTGTTCCACATGAACAAtctctggtctaatgtccattgcccgtgtttcttggcccacgcaagtctcttcttcttattggtgtatgTTAGTAGtggttctttgcagcaattcgaccatgaaggactgattcactcagtctcctctgaacagttgatgttgagatgtctgttacttgaactctgtgaagtacttatttgggctgcaatctgaggtgcagttaactctaatgaacttatcctctgcagcaaagttAACTcggagtcttcctttcctgtggcgcaTTGACTGACCTAAATGTCTTAAAGTAAGGATggctgtaatttctctttgctaatTTGAGATGttattgtcataatatggacttggtattttaccaaataggactatcttctgtatactaccctaccttgtcacaacataactgattggctcaaacacattaagaaggaaagaaattccacgaatgaacttttaacaagacacctGTTAATTGGAATgccttccaggtgactacctcatgaacctggttgctaagagtgtgcaaagctgtcatcaaggcaaagggtggttacattgaagaatctcaaatataacattgcttgttctgatatttcttaagtTCTCTGTATTTTTctggattctgtgtgtgtgtaggtattaCCTcacagttggagctagaaacacaagcatttcgctgcacttgtggtaacatctgcaaatctgtgtatgtGACTAAAAAACGTTCGATTTGATATGATTTCGACAAGCAggcggtcagacagacagaccattgaAACTCTGGTGAATCCATGTGTGTTAAGTTGTGGTTAGTTAACTCCACGGTAGGTGACAACCAGCAGGACCAGCTCCCCCAGTGTGTTGtgtatggttaggttagggttagattagatACCTCCACGGTAGGTGACAGCCAGCAGGACCAGCTCCCCCAGTGTGTTGtgtatggttaggttagggttagattagatACCTCCACGGTAG
This window of the Oncorhynchus gorbuscha isolate QuinsamMale2020 ecotype Even-year unplaced genomic scaffold, OgorEven_v1.0 Un_scaffold_8585, whole genome shotgun sequence genome carries:
- the LOC124029983 gene encoding rap guanine nucleotide exchange factor 5-like, which translates into the protein MSMDSYLSVRSLASVVAQGLLQEVAERLDVPLEELVLLAVTYRGEKLLLKPQDRLYSDSLTAVGRLHVCRKDLSEVMSPFTDNAELQQRSARMLSMNTWDVAVTLTNFDWSVFNSIHEQELVYFTFSRHASSGHTVALELLLQRCNEVQLWVMTEVLMCPTLCNRVQLIKKFIKIAAHCKAQRNLNSFFAIVMGLNTAAVSRLSQTWE